A window of Staphylococcus sp. 17KM0847 contains these coding sequences:
- the tyrS gene encoding tyrosine--tRNA ligase gives MTNALIEELKWRGLIYQQTDEVAIEELLNKESVKIYCGADPTADSLHIGHLLPYLTLRRFQEAGHRPIVLVGGGTGMIGDPSGKSEERVLQTEAQVEQNVRGIQKQMEMLFDFNMENGPILVNNRDWLGQISLIEFLRDFGKHVGVNYMLGKDSIQSRLEHGISYTEFTYTILQAIDFGHLNRELGCKIQIGGSDQWGNITSGIELMRRMYGTDDVYGLTIPLVTKADGKKFGKSESGAVWLDRDKTSPYEFYQFWINTSDEDVIKFLKYFTFLSKEDIAALEASVQSEPHLRKAQKALAENVTAFIHGEEALAEAQRISQALFSGDLTALSTQEIKAGFKDVPQVTLSASTTNIVEALVETKISSSKRQAREDIQNGAIYINGKRQKDLQYMLSDEDKYDNTFTIIRRGKKKYFMVNYQ, from the coding sequence ATGACGAATGCATTAATTGAAGAGTTAAAATGGAGAGGTCTTATTTATCAACAAACAGATGAAGTCGCAATTGAAGAATTATTAAATAAAGAATCTGTTAAAATTTATTGCGGTGCAGATCCAACAGCAGATAGTTTACATATTGGTCATTTATTACCTTATTTAACACTACGCCGTTTTCAAGAGGCAGGTCACCGTCCAATCGTGCTTGTAGGTGGCGGAACAGGGATGATTGGTGATCCATCTGGAAAATCTGAAGAGCGTGTATTACAAACTGAAGCACAAGTTGAACAAAATGTCCGTGGTATTCAAAAACAAATGGAGATGTTATTCGACTTTAATATGGAGAATGGCCCCATTTTAGTCAACAACAGGGATTGGTTAGGTCAGATTAGTTTGATTGAATTTTTACGCGACTTTGGTAAACACGTCGGTGTAAACTATATGTTAGGTAAAGACTCAATTCAATCACGTCTTGAGCATGGTATTTCGTATACAGAGTTTACATATACTATTTTACAGGCAATTGACTTTGGGCATTTGAATCGTGAGTTGGGTTGTAAAATACAAATAGGTGGCTCAGACCAATGGGGAAACATTACGAGTGGTATTGAGTTAATGCGTCGTATGTATGGAACAGATGATGTATATGGATTAACGATCCCACTTGTTACTAAGGCAGACGGTAAAAAGTTTGGTAAATCTGAATCAGGTGCAGTATGGTTAGATCGTGATAAGACAAGTCCATATGAATTTTATCAATTTTGGATTAATACAAGTGATGAAGATGTTATCAAGTTTTTGAAGTATTTTACATTTTTGTCAAAAGAAGATATTGCAGCATTAGAAGCATCTGTGCAATCAGAGCCCCACTTACGCAAAGCACAAAAAGCATTAGCAGAAAATGTCACAGCTTTTATTCATGGGGAGGAAGCTCTAGCAGAAGCACAGCGTATTTCACAAGCATTATTTAGTGGTGATTTAACAGCTTTATCTACACAAGAGATCAAAGCGGGTTTTAAAGACGTGCCACAAGTTACGTTATCTGCTTCTACAACGAACATTGTTGAGGCATTGGTCGAAACAAAGATCTCATCGTCAAAGCGACAAGCTCGTGAAGATATACAAAATGGTGCAATTTATATTAATGGTAAACGCCAAAAAGATTTACAATATATGTTGTCAGATGAAGATAAGTATGACAATACATTTACGATTATCCGTAGAGGTAAGAAAAAATACTTTATGGTGAATTATCAATAA
- a CDS encoding transglycosylase domain-containing protein — protein sequence MNTVDESQQTQHRLTSFLYQYDLYISRIKHILLSLVAFAILSFLFLLGIALGYFFSIVSESQTVDDTKLIEQATNLPEMETVSSTNIDLLALYNAPEPTLIAGPSEVSPYVTSALMAAEDAQFYEHNGILPKALLRAMYQDIFDRQFATGGSTITQQLIKNQILTNERTYQRKAKEVMYAMRIEKLLTKDEILFTYLNRVPFGLDTNGQHITGITSASYGIFGKAPHALNLAESAYLTGLLQSPYFYTPFHKEGQLKSAQDIEPSIHRQRYVLKRMRVEQMISETEYREALAYDVKNHFSP from the coding sequence GTGAACACTGTGGATGAGTCACAACAAACACAACATCGTCTTACATCTTTTTTATACCAATATGATTTATATATTTCTCGGATTAAACATATTTTGCTATCACTTGTTGCTTTTGCTATTTTGAGCTTTTTATTTCTTTTAGGTATCGCGTTAGGCTATTTTTTTAGTATTGTATCCGAATCACAAACGGTCGATGATACAAAGCTAATTGAACAAGCAACAAACCTCCCAGAAATGGAAACCGTTTCATCTACAAATATAGATTTATTAGCACTGTATAACGCACCTGAACCCACACTTATCGCTGGACCTTCAGAAGTGTCACCATATGTTACCTCTGCACTTATGGCTGCTGAAGATGCACAATTTTATGAGCATAATGGTATCTTACCTAAAGCATTACTACGCGCAATGTATCAGGATATTTTTGACCGTCAATTTGCTACTGGTGGAAGTACCATTACACAGCAACTTATTAAAAACCAAATATTAACAAATGAACGCACATATCAACGTAAAGCAAAAGAAGTTATGTATGCCATGCGTATTGAAAAATTACTAACTAAAGATGAAATCTTATTTACATATCTTAATCGTGTACCTTTTGGCTTAGATACAAATGGACAACATATTACAGGAATCACATCTGCTTCTTACGGTATCTTCGGCAAAGCACCACACGCACTTAATCTTGCAGAATCAGCTTATTTGACAGGCTTACTTCAGAGTCCTTACTTTTATACCCCCTTTCATAAAGAGGGTCAATTAAAATCTGCTCAAGATATCGAGCCATCCATTCATCGCCAGCGCTATGTATTGAAGCGAATGCGTGTTGAACAGATGATCTCAGAGACAGAATACCGAGAAGCTTTGGCCTATGATGTTAAAAATCACTTTTCACCTTAA
- a CDS encoding formate--tetrahydrofolate ligase, whose protein sequence is MSHLSDLEIANQATLKPIKEIADKAGISEDALEQYGHYKAKIDISKIQTKGEKGKVVLVTAMSPTPAGEGKSTVTVGLADAFQHIKQNVMVALREPALGPTFGIKGGATGGGYAQVLPMEDINLHFNGDFHAITTANNALSAFIDNHIHQGNELGIDQRRIEWKRVLDMNDRALRHVVVGLGGPTQGVPREDGFNITVASEIMAILCLSTDITDLKASIAKITIGYTRDRQPVTVKDLGVEGALAMILKDAIKPNLVQTIEGTPALIHGGPFANIAHGCNSIIATETARDLADIVVTEAGFGSDLGAEKFIDIKARKADFEPDAVVLVATIRALKMHGGVKKDNLKEENVEAVKAGIANLERHVNNIRKFGVEPIIALNAFIHDTDAEFKAVQQWAEDNDVRLSLTEVWEKGGAGGVDLAEKVLEVIEQPQTFKRLYDLELPLEEKIETIVKEIYGGSKVTFSSKAQKQLKQFKDNGWDNYPICMAKTQYSFSDDQTQLGAPTDFEITIRELEAKTGAGFIVALTGAIMTMPGLPKKPAALNMDVTEDGHAIGLF, encoded by the coding sequence GTGAGTCATTTATCAGATTTAGAAATTGCAAATCAAGCAACATTAAAACCAATTAAGGAAATTGCTGATAAAGCAGGAATTTCAGAAGATGCTTTAGAGCAATATGGTCATTACAAAGCTAAAATTGATATTTCTAAAATCCAGACAAAGGGCGAAAAAGGTAAGGTCGTCCTCGTTACTGCGATGAGTCCTACACCAGCGGGTGAGGGTAAATCAACAGTAACAGTCGGTTTAGCAGATGCATTTCAACATATTAAACAGAATGTTATGGTTGCATTGCGTGAGCCTGCACTAGGACCAACATTTGGTATTAAAGGCGGTGCAACTGGTGGTGGATATGCACAAGTATTACCTATGGAAGATATCAATTTGCATTTTAATGGCGATTTCCATGCAATTACAACAGCAAATAATGCATTATCCGCATTTATCGATAATCACATTCATCAAGGTAATGAACTTGGGATTGATCAGAGACGTATTGAGTGGAAACGTGTATTAGACATGAATGATCGAGCATTACGTCATGTTGTTGTAGGTTTAGGTGGACCGACACAAGGTGTACCTCGTGAAGATGGTTTTAACATTACAGTAGCATCTGAGATTATGGCTATTTTATGTTTGAGTACAGATATTACGGATCTAAAAGCAAGCATCGCTAAAATTACGATTGGTTACACACGTGACCGTCAACCAGTTACGGTAAAAGACTTGGGTGTAGAAGGCGCATTAGCCATGATTTTAAAAGATGCGATTAAACCGAACCTTGTACAGACGATAGAAGGTACACCAGCACTTATTCATGGAGGACCTTTTGCGAATATTGCGCATGGCTGTAATTCAATTATTGCAACAGAAACAGCACGTGATTTAGCAGATATCGTTGTTACAGAAGCTGGCTTTGGATCTGACTTAGGTGCTGAGAAGTTTATTGACATTAAAGCGCGTAAAGCTGATTTTGAACCAGATGCAGTCGTATTAGTGGCAACAATCCGTGCGCTTAAAATGCATGGTGGTGTAAAAAAAGATAATTTGAAAGAAGAAAATGTAGAAGCAGTGAAAGCGGGTATTGCAAACTTAGAACGTCACGTTAACAATATCCGTAAGTTCGGTGTTGAACCTATCATTGCATTAAATGCATTTATTCATGATACAGATGCTGAATTCAAAGCAGTTCAACAGTGGGCTGAAGATAATGACGTACGCTTGTCATTAACAGAAGTTTGGGAAAAAGGTGGCGCTGGTGGTGTAGATTTAGCTGAAAAAGTATTAGAAGTAATCGAGCAGCCACAAACATTTAAACGTTTATATGACTTAGAGTTACCATTAGAAGAAAAAATTGAAACAATTGTCAAAGAAATTTATGGCGGTTCAAAAGTAACATTTTCTTCAAAAGCACAAAAACAATTAAAACAGTTTAAAGACAATGGCTGGGATAATTATCCAATTTGTATGGCAAAAACACAATACTCTTTCTCTGACGATCAAACACAACTGGGTGCACCAACGGATTTTGAAATTACAATTCGTGAATTAGAAGCGAAAACAGGGGCAGGATTTATTGTTGCTTTGACAGGTGCAATTATGACAATGCCAGGTTTACCGAAAAAACCAGCCGCTTTAAATATGGACGTTACAGAAGATGGTCATGCTATTGGTTTATTCTAA
- the ccpA gene encoding catabolite control protein A, with amino-acid sequence MTVTIYDVAREARVSMATVSRVVNGNPNVKPATRDKVNEVIKRLNYRPNAVARGLASKRTTTVGVIIPDISNIYYSELARGIEDIATMYKYHTIISNSDDDPNKEKEIFNNLLSKQVDGIIFLGGTITDEIKEQISRSSVPVVVSGTNGKEDDVASVNIDFVQASEQVTEKLIASGAKKFAYIGGGYSKVAQEEVAQGLENTLQKHGLSVDEHLVYVGNETYQDGLRAFEAIHEYQPDAVLSISDEQAIGVVHGALDHGLRVPDDIQVVSFNNTRLVEMVRPQLSSVIQPLYDIGAVGMRLLTKYMNKEEIAEPNVILPHTIRYRGTTKQ; translated from the coding sequence ATGACTGTTACGATTTATGATGTTGCACGTGAAGCGCGTGTTTCAATGGCGACGGTCTCACGTGTTGTGAATGGTAATCCTAATGTGAAACCCGCAACGAGAGATAAAGTAAATGAGGTAATTAAGCGATTAAATTATCGACCGAATGCCGTTGCTCGAGGTTTAGCAAGCAAGCGTACAACGACGGTAGGTGTCATTATTCCAGATATATCTAATATTTATTATTCAGAGCTTGCCCGTGGTATTGAAGATATTGCAACAATGTATAAATATCATACAATTATTTCAAACTCTGATGATGATCCAAATAAAGAAAAAGAAATTTTTAATAATCTTTTAAGCAAGCAAGTAGATGGCATTATCTTTTTAGGGGGTACAATTACTGACGAAATAAAAGAGCAGATTAGTAGATCTTCTGTTCCGGTTGTTGTTTCAGGTACAAATGGCAAAGAAGATGATGTTGCGTCTGTTAATATTGATTTTGTACAAGCAAGTGAACAAGTCACAGAAAAACTGATTGCGTCTGGAGCTAAAAAGTTTGCATATATCGGTGGCGGATATTCTAAAGTAGCCCAAGAAGAAGTAGCTCAAGGACTTGAAAATACATTACAAAAACATGGTTTATCTGTTGATGAGCATTTAGTATATGTTGGGAATGAAACATATCAAGATGGTTTACGTGCATTTGAAGCAATCCATGAATATCAACCCGATGCCGTGCTTTCTATTAGTGATGAACAAGCTATCGGTGTTGTACACGGTGCATTAGATCATGGTTTACGTGTGCCTGATGATATTCAAGTTGTAAGTTTCAATAATACACGTCTTGTTGAAATGGTGCGTCCGCAGTTGTCAAGTGTTATTCAACCACTGTATGATATTGGTGCAGTAGGGATGCGTTTATTGACAAAATATATGAATAAAGAAGAAATCGCAGAACCGAATGTCATTTTACCACATACCATTCGTTATAGAGGTACAACAAAACAATAA
- a CDS encoding bifunctional 3-deoxy-7-phosphoheptulonate synthase/chorismate mutase has protein sequence MTNKLEQYRKEIEDINDQILDLLSKRGHLAQKIGEEKRKQSTVIYDPQREKEMLNTLIDKNQGPFNDNVIKQLFKEIFKASTDLQKSDNEKHLYVSRKLKPEDTIVHFDNGGIIGQGQKSFVFGPCSVESYEQVEAVAKDLHNKGEKFIRGGAFKPRTSPYDFQGLGEEGLKILKCIKDKYDLNVVSEIVHPNHFEVADQYLDVFQIGARNMQNFELLKEAGRTNKPILLKRGLSATIEEFIYAAEYIASQGNQNIILCERGIRTYEKATRNTLDISAVPILKQGTHLPVLVDVTHSTGRKDIMLPSAKAALAIGADGVMAEVHPEPSVALSDSGQQMDLTEFDAFYNEIKPLSELYNQHKLK, from the coding sequence ATGACAAATAAATTAGAACAATACAGAAAAGAAATTGAAGATATTAATGATCAAATATTGGATTTATTATCTAAGCGTGGGCATTTAGCTCAAAAAATCGGTGAAGAAAAGCGTAAACAAAGCACGGTGATTTATGATCCACAACGTGAAAAAGAAATGTTGAATACATTAATTGATAAAAATCAAGGACCATTTAATGATAATGTTATTAAGCAGTTGTTCAAAGAGATTTTTAAAGCCTCAACAGATTTACAAAAATCAGATAATGAGAAACATTTATATGTTTCACGTAAATTAAAACCAGAAGATACCATTGTTCATTTTGATAATGGTGGTATTATCGGACAAGGGCAAAAATCATTTGTTTTTGGACCATGCTCAGTAGAGTCTTATGAGCAAGTTGAAGCGGTGGCAAAAGATTTACATAATAAAGGTGAAAAGTTTATTCGTGGCGGTGCATTTAAGCCAAGAACATCACCATATGATTTCCAAGGTTTAGGAGAAGAAGGACTTAAAATATTAAAATGCATAAAAGATAAATATGATTTAAATGTAGTAAGTGAGATTGTACATCCTAATCATTTTGAAGTTGCTGATCAGTATTTAGATGTTTTCCAAATTGGTGCAAGAAATATGCAAAACTTTGAGTTATTAAAAGAAGCAGGGCGCACTAATAAACCGATTTTGTTAAAACGAGGACTTTCCGCAACTATTGAGGAATTTATCTATGCAGCAGAATATATTGCATCACAAGGTAATCAAAATATCATTTTATGTGAACGAGGCATTCGAACATATGAAAAAGCAACGCGTAATACATTAGATATTTCTGCTGTTCCAATTTTAAAACAAGGGACACATTTACCAGTTCTTGTTGATGTCACACATAGTACAGGACGTAAAGATATTATGTTACCTTCTGCAAAAGCTGCATTAGCAATTGGTGCTGATGGCGTTATGGCTGAAGTGCATCCGGAACCATCTGTGGCATTGAGTGACAGTGGTCAACAAATGGATTTAACAGAGTTTGATGCTTTTTACAATGAAATCAAACCACTATCAGAATTATATAATCAACACAAATTAAAATAA
- a CDS encoding transposase: MPTYHSINNKIKLIKRVSYGYRNVKRFNFLKI, translated from the coding sequence ATACCTACTTATCATTCAATCAACAATAAAATCAAGTTAATTAAACGCGTCTCGTATGGCTATCGAAACGTAAAACGCTTTAATTTTCTAAAAATTTAG